Proteins found in one Collinsella aerofaciens genomic segment:
- a CDS encoding glutamate ABC transporter substrate-binding protein translates to MSKNLSQQVVLDRRGFVAATFATVAGLGLAGCSDTSAEADKGSAAGSSKSSEDTEASTTLDAKAFDKLVDNGPKADDDAIAASTWATAVKDAGVFKIGGVQTSTLFSLLNEKDGQTRGFDAGIAQLLSNYILGENKVEITQVTSDTRESVLQNGQVDAVFATYTITDERKKLVSFAGPYYYTQQAILVLADNDDIKSVDDLADKNVAVQSGSNGPAILEEFAPKASQQEFKTDEEARQALQQGRVDAYVIDNNMQQSALVREPGKYKIAGKSFGNKEPYGIGLPLDSDGVAFVNDFLKKIEDDGTWTELWQICIGDRTGDTNVPELPEIGA, encoded by the coding sequence ATGAGCAAGAACCTCTCCCAGCAGGTCGTTCTCGACCGCCGCGGCTTCGTTGCCGCCACCTTCGCAACCGTCGCCGGCCTTGGTCTTGCCGGCTGCTCCGACACCAGCGCCGAGGCCGACAAGGGTTCCGCCGCCGGCTCTTCCAAGAGCTCCGAGGATACCGAGGCTTCCACCACGCTCGACGCCAAGGCATTCGACAAGCTCGTCGACAACGGCCCCAAAGCCGACGACGATGCCATCGCCGCCAGCACCTGGGCCACAGCCGTCAAGGACGCCGGCGTCTTTAAGATTGGCGGCGTTCAGACCTCTACGCTTTTCTCCCTCCTCAACGAGAAAGACGGTCAGACCCGCGGCTTCGATGCCGGTATCGCACAGCTCCTGTCCAACTACATTCTGGGCGAGAACAAGGTCGAGATCACCCAGGTGACCTCGGACACGCGCGAGTCTGTCCTGCAGAACGGCCAGGTCGACGCCGTCTTTGCCACCTACACCATCACTGACGAGCGCAAGAAGCTCGTCTCCTTCGCCGGTCCCTACTACTACACGCAGCAGGCCATCCTGGTGCTCGCCGATAACGACGACATCAAGAGCGTCGACGACTTGGCCGACAAGAACGTCGCCGTCCAGTCCGGCTCCAACGGCCCCGCCATCCTGGAGGAGTTCGCTCCCAAGGCCAGCCAGCAGGAGTTTAAGACCGACGAGGAGGCCCGCCAGGCACTCCAGCAGGGCCGCGTTGACGCCTACGTCATCGACAACAACATGCAGCAGAGCGCCCTGGTCCGCGAGCCCGGTAAGTACAAGATCGCCGGCAAGTCCTTCGGCAACAAGGAGCCCTATGGCATTGGTCTGCCGCTCGATTCCGACGGCGTCGCCTTCGTTAACGACTTCCTTAAGAAAATCGAGGACGACGGCACCTGGACCGAGCTGTGGCAGATCTGCATCGGCGACCGTACGGGCGACACCAATGTTCCCGAGCTGCCCGAAATCGGCGCCTAG
- a CDS encoding gamma-glutamyl-gamma-aminobutyrate hydrolase family protein (Members of this family of hydrolases with an active site Cys residue belong to MEROPS family C26.): MIGTRTSSSYTPHVDVAPADRPLILVAPRWEEAKPFLSETLSPNEEIASVFVDAILAAGGLPLQMSITEDIEVIRHYVDIADGIAIPGGPDVNPKRWGDDRPYDPTLCCEIRDCFEFKLVGEVLRAKKPLFTTCRGTQLLNVATGGTLCMDVPSLGAREGRTQWRHTHVLNDPVHPVEVVPGSLLERALGGHRLIQTNSAHHCCVDRLGKSTRLVAKATDGVPECIEVEGQPFCLGVQWHPEYTWQTLETDFNLWKSFVEAAAKVKQAR, from the coding sequence ATGATCGGAACTCGCACTTCATCGTCATACACCCCGCACGTCGACGTCGCCCCCGCCGACCGTCCGCTCATCCTCGTCGCGCCGCGTTGGGAAGAAGCGAAGCCGTTTTTGAGCGAGACGCTCTCCCCCAACGAGGAAATCGCCAGCGTCTTTGTCGATGCCATTCTTGCCGCCGGCGGCCTGCCGCTGCAGATGTCCATCACCGAGGACATTGAGGTCATCCGTCATTACGTCGATATCGCCGACGGCATCGCCATCCCCGGCGGCCCCGATGTCAATCCCAAACGTTGGGGCGATGATCGACCCTACGACCCCACCCTCTGCTGCGAGATCCGCGATTGCTTTGAGTTTAAGCTAGTCGGCGAGGTGCTCCGCGCCAAAAAGCCGCTCTTTACCACCTGCCGCGGCACACAGCTGCTCAATGTCGCCACTGGCGGCACCCTGTGCATGGACGTGCCGAGCCTGGGCGCTCGCGAGGGCCGCACGCAGTGGCGCCATACCCACGTGCTCAACGACCCCGTGCATCCCGTCGAGGTCGTGCCGGGTTCGCTTCTGGAGCGCGCGCTTGGCGGGCACAGGCTGATCCAGACCAACTCGGCACATCACTGCTGCGTCGATCGTCTGGGTAAAAGCACGCGCTTGGTCGCCAAGGCAACCGACGGTGTTCCCGAGTGCATCGAGGTCGAAGGCCAACCCTTCTGCCTGGGCGTGCAATGGCATCCCGAGTACACCTGGCAGACGCTCGAAACCGACTTTAACCTCTGGAAGTCGTTTGTCGAG
- a CDS encoding amino acid ABC transporter permease, with amino-acid sequence MSKHSTSALTMRDALYEAPGPKMRAKIRIGTAISLVAVAALVVLVLQRFYVTGQLSVHYWYFFTHLTTWKFLLAGFEGTVKVALTAGAIALVLGLALMLGRTSDIKPLQLVCRVLTDFFRGVPSLLFIYFFFLVLPQYKIALPSFWMLTLPVALAAAGVLAEIFRAGVNAVPRGQVEAAQALGLSKAKITFKIVLPQAIRFIIPSLISQLVVVVKDTTVAYVVSYPDLMQNARVLITNYDALVSVYLVIAVIYILINVAINKAAVYVSHKTGVTIIR; translated from the coding sequence ATGAGCAAGCACTCCACCTCCGCGCTCACCATGCGCGATGCGCTCTACGAGGCTCCCGGCCCCAAGATGCGCGCCAAGATTCGCATCGGCACCGCCATCTCGCTTGTTGCCGTCGCCGCGCTCGTCGTCCTCGTGTTGCAGCGCTTTTATGTGACCGGTCAGCTTTCGGTCCACTATTGGTATTTCTTTACGCACCTCACCACCTGGAAGTTCCTGCTTGCCGGCTTTGAGGGCACCGTTAAAGTCGCACTCACCGCCGGCGCCATCGCGCTGGTGCTGGGCTTAGCCCTTATGCTCGGCCGTACCAGCGACATTAAGCCGCTGCAGCTGGTCTGCCGTGTGCTCACCGACTTCTTCCGTGGCGTGCCGAGCCTGCTGTTCATCTACTTCTTCTTTTTGGTGCTGCCCCAGTACAAGATCGCGCTGCCGTCGTTTTGGATGCTCACGCTTCCCGTCGCGCTCGCTGCCGCCGGCGTGCTGGCCGAGATTTTCCGCGCCGGCGTCAACGCCGTACCGCGCGGGCAGGTCGAGGCGGCCCAGGCGCTCGGTCTCTCCAAAGCTAAAATCACCTTTAAAATCGTGTTGCCGCAGGCGATTCGGTTTATTATCCCGTCGTTGATTTCGCAGCTTGTGGTCGTAGTCAAAGACACCACCGTCGCCTACGTGGTGAGCTACCCCGACCTCATGCAAAATGCCCGCGTGCTCATCACCAACTACGACGCCCTTGTGTCGGTCTACCTGGTGATCGCGGTCATCTATATCCTCATCAACGTCGCGATTAACAAGGCCGCTGTCTACGTTTCGCACAAGACCGGCGTGACCATCATCCGCTAA
- a CDS encoding 1-deoxy-D-xylulose-5-phosphate synthase, with amino-acid sequence MLLTQTTTPEDVKALNRAELPQLCDEIRHAILESSAAVGGHVAPNLGVVELTVALHRVFNSPIDKILFDVSHQTYAHKALTGRAYTYIDPKRFGEASGFANPDESEHDLFAMGHTSTSVSLGCGLAHARDLAGDTHNVITVIGDGSLSGGLAFEGFNNAAELDSNLIIIVNDNDQSIAENHGGLYRNLAELRASNGTCERNVFRAMGLDYRYLDAGNDVLALVDALQELRNIDHPIVLHVSTAKGKGFEPAQNDPERWHHVGPFDMATGRKLCPGHPSEPAPRTYADITGEALSAAIERDSQVVGITAATPYIMGFTPELRAAAGKQFVDVGIAEEHAVTFATALARSGAKPVFGVYGTFLQRAYDELWHDLCLNDAPATILVFGASIFGTTSETHLSFFDISMLGGLPNMHYLAPACMEEYLSMLSWSLDHREHPAAIRVPGIGLVSRPDLAPAEDTDYSAVRYNVVRQGRDVAVLALGDFFELGERVANRLAAEYGIEATLVNPRFATELDREFLDSLAAEHRVVVTLEDGILDGGWGERVACYLACTPVRTRTFGIAKGFPDRYDPNELLAQNGMTVENMAAEAVRLLNE; translated from the coding sequence ATGCTGCTTACGCAAACGACAACGCCCGAGGACGTCAAGGCTCTTAATCGTGCCGAGCTCCCGCAGCTCTGCGACGAGATTCGCCACGCCATCCTCGAAAGCTCCGCCGCCGTCGGCGGGCACGTTGCCCCCAACCTGGGCGTCGTTGAGCTTACGGTCGCGCTCCATCGCGTGTTTAACTCCCCTATCGACAAGATTCTCTTTGACGTTTCGCACCAGACCTACGCCCACAAGGCGCTGACTGGGCGCGCGTACACTTATATCGATCCGAAGCGCTTTGGCGAGGCCTCTGGCTTTGCCAATCCCGACGAGTCCGAGCACGACCTGTTCGCCATGGGCCATACCTCCACGTCGGTGAGCCTGGGCTGCGGCCTGGCGCACGCTCGTGACCTGGCGGGCGATACGCACAACGTCATCACCGTTATTGGCGACGGCTCGCTTTCGGGCGGCTTGGCGTTTGAGGGCTTTAACAATGCCGCCGAACTCGATAGCAACCTGATCATCATCGTCAACGATAACGACCAGTCCATTGCCGAGAACCATGGCGGCCTGTATCGCAATCTGGCCGAGCTGCGAGCCAGCAACGGTACCTGTGAGCGCAACGTTTTCCGCGCGATGGGGCTCGACTACCGCTATCTGGACGCCGGTAACGACGTGTTGGCCCTCGTCGACGCGTTGCAGGAACTGCGCAATATCGATCATCCCATCGTGCTGCACGTCTCCACCGCCAAGGGCAAGGGCTTTGAGCCAGCCCAGAACGACCCCGAACGCTGGCATCACGTGGGTCCGTTTGACATGGCAACTGGACGCAAGCTCTGCCCGGGCCATCCGAGCGAGCCTGCGCCGCGCACCTATGCCGACATTACGGGCGAGGCGCTCAGCGCCGCCATCGAGCGCGATTCGCAGGTCGTGGGCATCACGGCCGCCACGCCCTACATCATGGGCTTTACACCCGAGCTTCGCGCTGCCGCCGGCAAACAGTTCGTCGATGTGGGCATTGCCGAGGAGCACGCCGTGACCTTTGCCACCGCGCTTGCGCGCTCGGGCGCCAAGCCAGTCTTTGGTGTGTACGGCACGTTTTTGCAGCGCGCTTACGACGAGCTGTGGCACGACCTGTGCCTCAACGACGCCCCGGCAACCATTTTGGTGTTTGGTGCGTCAATCTTTGGCACCACGTCCGAGACGCACCTTTCGTTCTTTGATATTTCCATGTTGGGCGGTCTTCCCAACATGCACTACTTGGCGCCGGCCTGCATGGAGGAATATCTGTCCATGCTGAGCTGGTCGCTCGACCACCGCGAGCATCCCGCGGCGATCCGCGTACCGGGCATTGGCTTGGTAAGCCGTCCCGACCTTGCGCCTGCCGAAGACACCGACTACAGTGCCGTTCGCTACAACGTGGTGCGTCAGGGCCGCGACGTTGCCGTGCTCGCGCTTGGCGATTTCTTTGAGCTGGGCGAGCGCGTGGCAAACCGCTTGGCTGCCGAGTACGGTATCGAGGCCACGCTCGTCAACCCGCGCTTTGCAACCGAGCTTGACCGTGAGTTCCTCGACAGTCTTGCCGCCGAGCATCGCGTTGTCGTCACCCTCGAGGACGGCATCTTGGACGGTGGCTGGGGCGAGCGCGTCGCGTGCTATCTGGCCTGCACGCCTGTGCGCACGCGCACCTTCGGCATCGCCAAGGGCTTCCCCGACCGCTACGACCCCAACGAGCTGCTCGCTCAGAACGGCATGACGGTCGAGAACATGGCCGCCGAAGCCGTAAGACTACTCAACGAGTAA
- a CDS encoding amino acid ABC transporter permease has translation MSLSELWSLYGQNYIDALLATWGMTLESFAIAMVLAVAVTVMRVSPLKPLRVFGDLYVQVFRNIPGIALLIIVVYALPPLKVVLPYRTCVIVATVLLGSAFGSENFMSGINTVGVGQVEAARSLGMSFNRILAKIVIPQALRSSVLPMTNLFIAVMLTTALGSQVPLKPQELTGVVSYINTRSLGGVAAFFISALGYLGTAFVVSHIGNYIDKKVRILR, from the coding sequence ATGAGTCTTTCCGAGCTCTGGTCGCTCTATGGCCAGAACTATATCGACGCGCTGCTCGCAACCTGGGGCATGACGCTTGAGTCGTTTGCCATCGCCATGGTGCTGGCCGTCGCCGTCACCGTGATGCGCGTGTCGCCGCTCAAGCCGCTGCGCGTCTTTGGCGACCTGTATGTCCAGGTCTTCCGTAACATCCCCGGCATCGCGCTGCTTATCATCGTCGTCTACGCGCTGCCGCCGCTCAAAGTCGTCCTGCCCTACCGCACCTGCGTTATCGTCGCCACGGTCCTTTTGGGCTCGGCCTTTGGTTCCGAAAACTTTATGAGCGGCATCAACACCGTCGGCGTCGGTCAGGTGGAAGCCGCCCGCTCGCTGGGCATGAGCTTTAACCGTATCCTCGCCAAAATCGTGATTCCGCAGGCGCTGCGCTCGAGCGTGCTGCCCATGACGAACCTCTTTATCGCCGTCATGCTCACTACCGCCTTGGGCAGCCAGGTGCCGCTTAAGCCGCAAGAGCTCACCGGCGTGGTGAGTTACATCAACACGCGCTCGCTCGGCGGCGTCGCCGCGTTCTTTATCTCGGCGCTCGGCTACCTGGGCACGGCCTTTGTGGTGAGCCACATTGGCAACTACATCGATAAGAAGGTGAGGATCCTCCGATGA
- a CDS encoding amino acid ABC transporter ATP-binding protein: MAQSTSSTGNQPLIELRHVDKHYGDLHVLNDINLSVDRGEVVVVIGPSGSGKSTMCRTINRLETIDSGEILIEGEPLPQEGKDLARMRAELGMVFQQFNLFAHMTVLQNVMLGPVDVLGVSKEEARERAMDLLSRVGVAEQADKVPAQLSGGQQQRVAIARSLAMQPKAMLFDEPTSALDPEMINEVLEVMVRLAQQGMTMIVITHEMNFARRVADRVVFMADGQIVETGTPDEFFDHPQTKRAQDFLNSIKGH, from the coding sequence ATGGCACAGAGCACCTCTTCCACCGGCAATCAGCCGCTGATCGAGCTCAGACACGTCGATAAGCACTATGGCGATCTGCACGTCCTCAACGACATCAATCTGTCGGTCGACCGCGGCGAGGTCGTCGTTGTGATTGGACCCTCGGGCTCGGGTAAGTCGACCATGTGCCGCACCATCAACCGCCTGGAAACCATCGACTCGGGCGAGATTCTCATCGAGGGCGAGCCCCTGCCGCAGGAAGGCAAGGACCTTGCCCGCATGCGTGCCGAGCTGGGCATGGTATTTCAGCAGTTCAACTTGTTCGCACATATGACCGTACTGCAGAACGTCATGCTGGGGCCGGTCGATGTGCTGGGCGTGTCCAAGGAGGAAGCTCGTGAGCGCGCCATGGACCTGCTGAGCCGCGTGGGCGTGGCCGAACAGGCCGACAAGGTACCCGCACAGCTTTCGGGCGGCCAGCAACAGCGCGTGGCCATCGCCCGTTCACTCGCCATGCAGCCCAAGGCCATGCTTTTTGACGAGCCCACGAGTGCCCTTGACCCCGAAATGATCAACGAGGTGCTCGAGGTCATGGTCCGTCTTGCCCAGCAGGGCATGACGATGATCGTCATCACGCACGAGATGAACTTCGCCCGCCGCGTGGCCGATCGCGTCGTCTTTATGGCTGACGGCCAGATCGTGGAAACCGGCACGCCCGACGAGTTCTTCGACCACCCCCAGACCAAGCGTGCCCAGGACTTCCTCAACTCCATCAAGGGCCACTAA